In Mixta intestinalis, the following are encoded in one genomic region:
- the ispB gene encoding octaprenyl diphosphate synthase translates to MNLEQINELTAQDMAAVNETILSQLNSDVSLINQLGYYIISGGGKRIRPMIAILAARALGYEGSQHVTIAALIEFIHTATLLHDDVVDESDMRRGKATANAAFGNAASVLVGDFIYTRAFQMMTSLGSLRVLELMSEAVNVIAEGEVLQLMNCNDPDITEESYMHVIYSKTARLFEAAAQSSGILAGATAAEEQALQAYGRYIGTAFQLIDDLLDYSADGQTLGKNVGDDLSEGKPTLPLLHAMRHGNTQQAAMIREAIEQGNGRHLLEPVLETMRQCGSLEWTRNRAEEEADKAIAALQALPESPWRSALEALAHMAVQRDS, encoded by the coding sequence ATGAATTTAGAACAAATTAATGAATTAACCGCGCAGGATATGGCGGCCGTCAACGAGACCATTCTCTCACAGCTGAATTCAGATGTTTCGCTCATCAATCAGTTGGGTTACTACATCATCAGCGGCGGCGGCAAACGTATTCGCCCGATGATCGCTATCCTTGCGGCACGTGCGCTGGGCTACGAAGGCAGCCAGCATGTCACTATCGCCGCGCTGATTGAATTTATTCATACGGCGACGCTGCTGCATGACGACGTGGTGGATGAATCGGATATGCGCCGTGGTAAAGCGACGGCCAATGCTGCCTTTGGTAACGCAGCCAGCGTACTGGTTGGTGATTTTATCTATACGCGCGCCTTTCAGATGATGACCAGCCTCGGTTCACTGCGTGTACTGGAACTGATGTCAGAAGCGGTGAATGTTATCGCCGAAGGCGAAGTACTACAGCTGATGAACTGTAACGATCCGGATATCACCGAAGAGAGTTACATGCATGTTATCTACAGCAAAACCGCGCGTCTGTTCGAGGCGGCGGCGCAATCCTCCGGTATTCTTGCTGGTGCGACAGCAGCTGAAGAACAGGCGTTGCAGGCATATGGCCGCTATATCGGCACCGCTTTCCAGCTGATTGACGATCTTCTCGATTACAGCGCGGATGGTCAGACGCTGGGTAAAAACGTAGGCGACGATCTGAGCGAAGGTAAACCGACGTTGCCACTGCTGCATGCGATGCGCCACGGCAATACCCAGCAGGCAGCGATGATTCGCGAGGCGATCGAGCAAGGTAATGGGCGTCATTTGCTGGAGCCGGTACTGGAAACCATGCGTCAATGCGGCTCGCTGGAGTGGACGCGCAATCGCGCCGAAGAGGAAGCAGATAAGGCTATCGCCGCTTTGCAGGCGTTGCCTGAATCTCCCTGGCGCAGCGCGCTTGAAGCGCTTGCCCATATGGCCGTACAGCGCGACTCCTGA
- the rplU gene encoding 50S ribosomal protein L21, with protein MYAVFQSGGKQHRVSEGQTVRLEKLDIATGETIEFDQVLMIANGDDVTIGAPLVSGGVIKAEVVAHGRGEKIKIVKFRRRKHYRKQQGHRQWFTDVKITGISA; from the coding sequence ATGTACGCGGTTTTCCAAAGTGGTGGTAAACAACACCGAGTAAGCGAAGGTCAAACCGTTCGCCTGGAAAAGCTGGACATCGCAACCGGCGAAACAATTGAGTTCGATCAGGTTCTGATGATTGCTAATGGTGACGACGTGACTATCGGCGCACCACTGGTTTCAGGTGGCGTGATCAAAGCAGAAGTTGTTGCTCATGGTCGTGGCGAGAAAATTAAAATCGTTAAGTTTCGTCGTCGTAAACACTACCGTAAGCAGCAAGGCCACCGTCAGTGGTTCACTGATGTGAAAATCACTGGCATCAGCGCCTGA
- the rpmA gene encoding 50S ribosomal protein L27 yields MAHKKAGGSTRNGRDSNAQRLGVKRFGGESVLAGNIIVRQRGTKFHAGTNVGLGRDHTLFATADGKVKFEVKGPKNRKYVSIVAE; encoded by the coding sequence ATGGCACACAAAAAGGCTGGCGGCTCAACACGTAACGGTCGCGACTCTAATGCACAGCGCCTGGGCGTAAAACGTTTCGGCGGTGAATCTGTTCTGGCCGGCAACATCATCGTTCGTCAGCGTGGCACCAAATTCCACGCCGGTACCAATGTTGGTCTTGGCCGTGACCACACGCTGTTTGCTACCGCAGACGGTAAAGTGAAATTCGAAGTTAAAGGCCCGAAAAACCGTAAATACGTCAGCATCGTTGCTGAGTAA
- the cgtA gene encoding Obg family GTPase CgtA, translating to MKFVDEATILVVAGDGGNGCVSFRREKYIPKGGPDGGDGGDGGDVYLLADENLNTLIDYRFEKSFRAERGQNGQSRDCTGKRGKDVVIKVPVGTRVIDQGTGETLGDLTRHEQKLMVAKGGWHGLGNTRFKSSVNRTPRQKTMGTPGEKRDLQLELMLLADVGMLGLPNAGKSTFIRAVSAAKPKVADYPFTTLVPSLGVVRMDSEQSFVVADIPGLIEGAAEGAGLGIRFLKHLERCRVLLHLIDLAPIDESDPVENARIILGELEKYSEKLFHKSRWLVFNKIDLLDREEAEARAKAIAEALGWDDKYYLISAASQTGVNALCWDVMSFLNDHPKEAEEEEKKPEKAEFMWDDYHREALEQAEEEVDEEWDDDWDEDDDEGVEIIYQR from the coding sequence ATGAAGTTTGTTGATGAAGCGACAATTCTGGTTGTCGCAGGCGATGGCGGCAACGGTTGTGTCAGCTTCCGTCGTGAAAAATATATTCCGAAAGGCGGCCCTGATGGCGGCGACGGTGGCGACGGTGGCGACGTGTATCTGCTGGCAGATGAAAATCTTAACACGCTGATCGATTATCGCTTTGAAAAATCGTTTCGTGCCGAGCGCGGTCAGAATGGCCAAAGCCGTGACTGTACCGGTAAGCGCGGTAAAGATGTTGTGATTAAAGTGCCGGTAGGGACACGCGTTATCGATCAGGGTACCGGCGAAACGCTGGGTGACCTGACGCGCCACGAGCAGAAGTTAATGGTAGCGAAGGGCGGCTGGCACGGGCTGGGCAACACCCGCTTTAAATCGTCGGTTAACCGTACGCCGCGTCAGAAAACGATGGGAACACCGGGCGAGAAACGCGATTTGCAGCTGGAGCTGATGCTGCTGGCGGATGTCGGGATGCTTGGGCTGCCGAACGCCGGTAAATCAACCTTTATCCGCGCCGTTTCCGCCGCGAAACCCAAAGTAGCCGACTATCCCTTTACGACGCTGGTACCGAGCCTGGGCGTAGTGCGTATGGATAGCGAGCAGAGCTTCGTGGTGGCTGATATTCCTGGCCTGATCGAAGGGGCAGCAGAAGGTGCAGGGCTTGGCATCCGCTTCCTGAAACATCTGGAACGCTGCCGCGTGCTGTTGCATCTGATCGATCTGGCACCGATTGATGAATCCGATCCGGTAGAAAATGCCCGGATCATTCTCGGTGAGCTGGAAAAATACAGTGAAAAACTCTTCCACAAGTCGCGCTGGCTGGTATTTAACAAGATCGATCTGCTGGATCGTGAAGAGGCGGAAGCGCGCGCTAAAGCGATCGCCGAGGCGCTGGGCTGGGATGATAAATATTACCTCATTTCTGCTGCCAGCCAGACCGGTGTGAATGCGCTGTGCTGGGATGTGATGTCCTTCCTTAACGACCATCCGAAAGAGGCGGAAGAGGAAGAGAAGAAACCTGAAAAAGCGGAATTCATGTGGGATGATTACCATCGTGAAGCGCTGGAGCAGGCAGAAGAAGAAGTGGATGAGGAGTGGGATGACGACTGGGATGAAGATGACGACGAAGGCGTCGAAATTATCTATCAGCGTTGA
- the fes gene encoding enterochelin esterase: MTCSLQTGSEAWWQSRIQQGIPAIVETSASSCLTRFYWRDPQGDERHSTTQRVWLNINGVTDHHRQQRPFSLERIAGTDVWQGEVRLNSRWRGSYCLIPVSDTDDFPASPPDVNTLRQWWKAHLPNAIADPLNPLRSWQNGRGHPVSPLHMPDAPPQAGWQQLDRSPLRENNRQPVAYRWHSARLANRRSVWLLQTGDGDAQRPLAILLDGQFWLKSMPAAAVLEWLTQQGLLPPACYLFIDSMGTTQRGQELTCNADFWLAVQHELLPQVGEWLPVWDSQLPTLVAGQSYGGLAALYATLNWPNVFNGAISLSGSFWWPDRHTPESGGRLTEQLKQQMETTQPQRLWLEAGLHEKIILQSNRILLPVLQAQGHQVYYREFEGGHDALCWRGGLTDGLQRLWGELR, translated from the coding sequence ATGACTTGTTCATTGCAGACAGGCAGCGAGGCCTGGTGGCAGTCCCGCATTCAGCAGGGTATTCCCGCTATTGTGGAAACCTCCGCCAGTAGCTGCCTTACACGTTTTTACTGGCGCGATCCGCAGGGCGACGAGCGCCACTCCACGACACAGCGCGTCTGGTTAAATATTAATGGCGTAACCGATCACCATCGTCAGCAACGTCCGTTTTCACTGGAGCGGATCGCTGGCACCGATGTCTGGCAGGGAGAAGTGAGGCTCAATTCACGCTGGCGCGGCAGCTACTGTTTAATTCCTGTCAGCGATACAGACGATTTTCCTGCTTCGCCGCCGGATGTAAATACGCTGCGCCAGTGGTGGAAGGCACATCTGCCCAACGCGATAGCCGATCCGCTCAATCCACTACGCAGCTGGCAAAATGGGCGCGGTCATCCGGTTTCGCCACTGCATATGCCTGACGCGCCGCCACAGGCGGGATGGCAGCAGTTGGATCGATCTCCCTTACGGGAGAACAATCGCCAGCCCGTCGCATACCGCTGGCACAGCGCTCGTCTGGCAAACCGACGTTCGGTGTGGCTGCTGCAAACCGGTGACGGGGATGCGCAGCGTCCGCTCGCTATTTTGCTGGATGGGCAGTTCTGGCTAAAGAGTATGCCCGCTGCGGCCGTGCTGGAATGGCTTACGCAACAGGGTCTGTTGCCTCCGGCCTGCTATCTTTTTATCGATTCAATGGGAACGACCCAGCGCGGGCAGGAACTGACCTGTAACGCTGATTTCTGGCTGGCGGTGCAGCATGAGCTACTACCGCAGGTAGGTGAATGGTTGCCCGTCTGGGACAGCCAGCTGCCAACGCTGGTAGCCGGGCAGAGCTATGGTGGCCTGGCGGCATTGTACGCAACACTTAACTGGCCCAACGTCTTTAACGGTGCGATATCGCTGTCCGGATCGTTTTGGTGGCCGGATCGTCATACTCCCGAAAGCGGAGGACGGCTGACGGAACAGCTGAAGCAGCAAATGGAAACAACGCAGCCACAGCGCCTCTGGCTGGAAGCCGGGCTGCATGAAAAGATTATATTGCAGTCGAACCGGATCCTGCTGCCGGTGTTACAGGCGCAGGGCCATCAGGTTTACTACCGCGAATTCGAAGGTGGGCACGATGCGCTCTGCTGGCGCGGTGGCCTGACGGATGGATTGCAGCGGCTATGGGGCGAACTGCGTTAA
- a CDS encoding TonB-dependent siderophore receptor — MGAAAAATGESTARETDEAEEGTLVVTAQQQTLQAPGVSTISAQQIERHPPARDVSEIIRTMPGVNLTGNSTSGQRGNNRQIDIRGMGPENTLILIDGRPVTSRNAVRLGWRGERDTRGDSNWVPAELVERIDVIRGPAAARYGNGAAGGVVNIITKKQLDDWHGSWNSYYNIPQHDEEGSTKRTSFSLSGPLGEALSFRLYGGLSKTQADAQFINEGHQSLRTGSYSDTVPAGREGSENKDINALLRWAFAPMQALEFEAGYSRQGNRYAGDTQNTNTNALVNKFYGKETNRLYRQNFAVTWTGGWDNGISTNSFAQYENTRNNRLNEGLAGGTEGIFANEGFSTIELNNVLLHSEISVPFNWLVNQTATLGTEWNQQRMKDPSSTTQPLTGGNIAGIATGSRSPYSQAEIFSLFAEDNLELTDSTMLVPALRFDHHTIVGDNWSPSLNLSQALGDEVTLKLGIARAYKAPSLYQTNPNYILYSRGQGCAASSGACYLMGNDELQAETSINKEAGLEWKHEDYQVGVTWFRNDYRDKIEAGYLPSGVSTNGKTDLYRWENVPKAVVEGLEGTVNFPLGETIIWSNNLTWMLQSKNKETGDRLSIIPQYTLNSMLSWQATQDLSLQTTFTWYGRQTPKKYNYKGEAITGSERDEVSPYSVVGLSGTLEVNKYVSVTLGVDNLLDKRHFRAGNAQTTGNAVTNSYMYGAGANTYNESGRTWYLGLNTHF, encoded by the coding sequence ATGGGCGCAGCAGCGGCAGCGACAGGGGAATCGACGGCCAGAGAAACGGATGAGGCGGAAGAAGGGACGTTGGTCGTGACGGCTCAGCAGCAGACGTTACAGGCACCAGGCGTCTCCACCATCTCTGCGCAGCAGATAGAAAGACATCCACCTGCTCGTGATGTTTCGGAAATTATTCGCACCATGCCGGGCGTTAACCTTACCGGCAATTCTACCAGTGGCCAGCGCGGCAATAACCGGCAAATCGACATTCGCGGTATGGGGCCGGAAAACACGTTAATCCTGATCGATGGACGTCCGGTCACCAGCCGTAATGCTGTGCGTCTGGGCTGGCGCGGCGAACGGGATACGCGCGGCGACAGCAACTGGGTGCCTGCGGAGCTGGTTGAACGTATTGATGTTATCCGTGGCCCGGCGGCAGCGCGCTATGGCAACGGTGCGGCAGGCGGTGTGGTAAATATCATTACTAAAAAACAGCTCGACGACTGGCACGGCTCATGGAACAGCTATTACAACATTCCACAGCATGATGAAGAGGGTTCGACAAAACGCACCAGCTTTAGCCTGAGTGGCCCGCTGGGTGAAGCGCTGAGCTTCCGACTTTATGGTGGATTAAGCAAAACTCAGGCGGATGCTCAGTTTATTAATGAAGGACATCAATCCCTGCGTACCGGCAGCTATAGTGATACGGTGCCTGCAGGACGTGAAGGTTCAGAAAATAAAGATATCAACGCCTTACTGCGCTGGGCTTTCGCCCCAATGCAGGCGCTGGAATTTGAAGCAGGCTACAGTCGTCAGGGTAACCGCTACGCGGGCGACACGCAAAACACGAATACTAACGCGCTGGTAAATAAGTTCTACGGTAAGGAAACTAACCGGCTTTATCGGCAAAATTTCGCCGTGACCTGGACCGGCGGCTGGGATAATGGAATCAGCACTAATAGCTTTGCACAGTATGAAAATACCCGCAACAACAGGTTGAATGAGGGGCTGGCGGGCGGTACCGAAGGTATTTTCGCTAACGAAGGTTTTTCCACAATCGAACTGAACAACGTGCTGCTGCATAGCGAAATCAGCGTACCTTTTAACTGGCTGGTAAACCAGACCGCAACGCTGGGGACGGAATGGAACCAGCAGCGGATGAAAGATCCCAGCTCGACCACGCAACCGCTAACGGGTGGCAATATTGCCGGTATTGCTACCGGTAGCCGTAGCCCCTACAGCCAGGCGGAGATATTTTCGCTGTTTGCGGAGGATAACCTGGAACTGACCGACAGTACGATGCTGGTTCCGGCGCTACGTTTCGATCATCACACTATCGTTGGCGATAACTGGAGCCCGTCACTGAACCTTTCTCAGGCATTGGGCGATGAGGTGACGTTGAAGCTCGGCATCGCCAGAGCTTACAAAGCTCCCAGCCTTTACCAGACCAATCCTAACTATATTCTTTACAGCCGTGGCCAGGGCTGTGCTGCCAGCAGCGGTGCCTGTTATCTGATGGGCAACGACGAGCTACAGGCGGAAACCAGCATCAATAAAGAAGCAGGTCTGGAGTGGAAACATGAGGATTATCAGGTGGGCGTTACCTGGTTCCGTAATGACTACCGAGACAAAATCGAGGCGGGCTATCTTCCCAGCGGGGTTTCGACTAACGGCAAGACCGATCTCTATCGCTGGGAAAATGTGCCAAAGGCGGTAGTTGAAGGTCTGGAAGGAACGGTTAATTTTCCGCTCGGAGAGACGATTATCTGGAGCAATAACCTGACCTGGATGCTGCAAAGTAAGAACAAAGAGACCGGCGATCGGCTATCGATTATTCCGCAGTACACCTTAAACTCGATGCTGAGCTGGCAGGCGACACAGGATCTGTCATTGCAAACCACGTTTACCTGGTATGGACGCCAGACGCCGAAAAAGTACAACTACAAGGGAGAGGCCATTACGGGCAGCGAGAGAGATGAAGTTAGTCCTTACTCCGTTGTAGGGTTAAGCGGCACGCTGGAAGTGAATAAGTATGTCAGCGTTACGCTGGGAGTGGATAATTTACTGGATAAGCGCCATTTCCGCGCCGGCAATGCGCAAACAACCGGTAATGCCGTGACCAATTCTTATATGTATGGCGCGGGCGCGAATACCTATAACGAATCGGGGCGAACCTGGTATCTTGGTTTGAATACGCATTTCTGA
- the pmrB gene encoding two-component system sensor histidine kinase PmrB, translating into MNSMRRRLLLMLALILLTCQLMSAIWLWHESREQISFLVNETLTAKARNQHVENEIREAIASLLLPSLVMVGFTLVLSFWAISWIIRPLNALQASLAERSADNLSPLPTFSEMDEIVAVTRALNQLLARLNQTLQQERLFTADAAHELRTPLAGLRLHLELMAQQEIRQAPMLVTRVDQLMHVIEQLLMLSRAGQALASGHYQTLHWQQDIFAPLQAETGEMLKQRRQRLTWPLANGKVEGDAVLLRLMLRNLLENASRYSPEDSLIQLELVTDINGSLLRVVDEGPGIEEESASELTQAFHRRDRRYGGSGLGLNIVLRILQLHGGKLQLTNRQDRSGLEAQCWLPVSLN; encoded by the coding sequence GTGAACAGTATGCGGCGTCGCTTGTTATTGATGCTGGCGCTGATTCTGCTTACCTGCCAGCTGATGAGTGCCATCTGGCTCTGGCACGAAAGCCGTGAGCAGATTAGCTTTCTGGTTAACGAAACGCTGACGGCGAAAGCACGTAATCAGCACGTCGAAAATGAGATACGCGAGGCGATCGCTTCGCTGCTGTTGCCTTCGCTGGTGATGGTGGGCTTTACGCTGGTGCTCTCCTTCTGGGCTATCAGCTGGATCATTCGTCCGCTTAATGCGTTACAGGCAAGCCTGGCGGAACGCTCTGCCGATAACCTCTCACCTCTTCCTACCTTTTCAGAAATGGACGAGATCGTAGCGGTAACGCGTGCTCTGAATCAGCTGCTGGCAAGGCTGAATCAGACGCTACAGCAGGAACGGCTGTTTACTGCGGATGCGGCGCATGAGCTGCGCACTCCGCTGGCGGGCCTGCGGCTGCATCTTGAGCTGATGGCACAGCAGGAGATCAGGCAGGCACCGATGCTGGTAACGCGCGTCGATCAGCTGATGCACGTGATTGAGCAGCTATTGATGCTGTCGCGTGCCGGCCAGGCATTAGCAAGTGGTCACTATCAAACGCTACACTGGCAGCAGGACATTTTCGCTCCGCTACAGGCAGAAACAGGAGAGATGCTGAAACAGCGGCGTCAGCGCCTCACCTGGCCGTTGGCGAACGGAAAAGTAGAGGGCGATGCGGTCCTACTGCGGCTGATGCTGCGTAACCTGCTGGAAAACGCCTCACGCTACAGCCCGGAAGATTCACTGATCCAGCTGGAGTTAGTAACCGACATTAACGGCAGCCTGCTGCGCGTGGTGGATGAGGGGCCAGGTATTGAGGAGGAGAGCGCCAGCGAATTAACTCAGGCGTTTCATCGTCGCGATCGGCGTTACGGCGGTAGCGGGCTGGGCTTAAATATTGTACTGCGTATTTTGCAGCTGCATGGCGGCAAACTACAGCTAACGAACCGCCAGGATCGCTCTGGCCTGGAGGCGCAATGCTGGCTGCCCGTCAGCCTTAATTAA
- the pmrA gene encoding two-component system response regulator PmrA has product MKILIVEDDLLLQEGVALALGGEGYATDCAAKGVEAEALLQSGQYSLIVLDLGLPDADGTDLLRRWRRQGIDLPVLILTARDALEDRVGGLDAGADDYLVKPFALAELKARVRALIRRYQGRSDNLLQHGDLALNLSSLQVAVENQPVEVTPKEFALLTRLLMRIGQTVHRETLQQDLYSWQDDNGSNTLEVHIHNLRRKLGKDRIKTVRGVGYRLEERS; this is encoded by the coding sequence ATGAAGATACTGATTGTTGAAGACGATCTGCTGCTACAGGAAGGCGTAGCGCTTGCCTTAGGCGGCGAGGGCTACGCCACCGACTGCGCAGCAAAAGGCGTGGAGGCGGAGGCGCTATTGCAAAGCGGACAATATAGCCTGATCGTGCTCGATCTCGGCCTGCCGGACGCAGACGGCACGGATCTGCTGCGCCGCTGGCGACGGCAGGGAATCGATCTGCCGGTTCTGATCCTGACGGCGCGTGATGCGCTGGAAGATCGCGTCGGCGGGCTGGACGCCGGAGCCGATGATTATCTGGTGAAACCTTTTGCACTGGCGGAGCTTAAGGCTCGCGTGCGGGCGCTAATCCGCCGTTACCAGGGGCGCAGCGATAATTTGCTTCAGCATGGCGATCTGGCGCTGAATCTCTCTTCGCTTCAGGTGGCGGTAGAAAATCAACCGGTAGAGGTAACGCCAAAAGAGTTTGCCCTGCTGACCCGCCTGCTGATGCGCATCGGGCAAACGGTGCATCGCGAAACTTTACAGCAGGATCTCTACAGCTGGCAGGATGATAACGGCTCCAATACACTCGAAGTACATATTCATAATCTGCGACGTAAGCTGGGCAAGGATCGCATTAAAACGGTACGCGGCGTTGGCTATCGGCTGGAAGAACGCTCGTGA
- the dacB gene encoding serine-type D-Ala-D-Ala carboxypeptidase — protein MRFSRLVTGLTCAFMLQAHAASVEEYTQYLPDGANLALMAQKVGSSTPLVDYHSKQMALPASTMKVVTALAALLELGPDFRFRTTLETEGKIDNGTLKGDLIARFGGDPTLSRQDLRNMVAALTKQGITHIQGNLVVDTSVFSSHDKAPGWPWNDNTQCFSAPPAAAIVDKNCFSVSLYSAERPNDNAFIRVASYYPVTMFSQVRTLAKGSPDAPYCELDVVPGELNRYTLTGCMTQRSEPLPLAFAIQDGAAWAGAILKAMLQDAGIDYSGHLVRQTRVTEPGTLLAETQSAPLHDLLKIMLKKSDNMIADTVFRTIGRHYFNVPGTWRAGSDAVRRLLRQKANIDLGNSIQVDGSGLSRHDLIAPATMMQVLQYIAQNDQQLNFISMLPLAGYDGTLRYRGGLHEAGVDGKVSAKTGSLSGVYNLAGFITTASGQRVAFVQFLSGYAVPPEDKRIRRVPLVRFESRLYKDIYQNN, from the coding sequence ATGCGATTTTCACGACTTGTTACCGGATTAACCTGTGCGTTTATGCTGCAGGCTCATGCAGCATCTGTGGAAGAATACACACAATACTTACCGGATGGCGCAAACCTGGCGCTGATGGCACAGAAAGTGGGTTCATCAACGCCGCTGGTCGATTATCACAGTAAACAAATGGCTTTGCCAGCCAGCACGATGAAAGTAGTGACTGCGCTCGCAGCCCTGCTGGAGCTGGGGCCCGATTTTCGTTTCCGCACCACGCTGGAGACCGAAGGTAAGATCGATAACGGTACGCTGAAAGGCGATCTTATTGCTCGTTTCGGCGGCGATCCGACGCTTTCCCGTCAGGATCTTCGCAATATGGTGGCAGCGTTAACCAAACAGGGTATCACTCATATCCAGGGAAACCTGGTGGTGGATACGTCGGTCTTCTCCAGCCATGATAAGGCACCGGGCTGGCCGTGGAATGACAATACGCAGTGTTTTAGCGCCCCGCCTGCCGCAGCGATTGTCGATAAAAACTGCTTTTCTGTTTCGCTCTACAGCGCTGAGCGCCCCAACGATAATGCCTTTATCCGCGTGGCCTCTTATTATCCGGTAACCATGTTCAGCCAGGTACGTACCTTAGCAAAGGGCTCGCCGGATGCGCCCTACTGTGAGCTGGACGTCGTGCCGGGAGAACTTAACCGCTACACGCTTACCGGCTGCATGACGCAGCGTAGCGAGCCGCTGCCGCTGGCTTTCGCCATTCAGGATGGTGCGGCCTGGGCGGGCGCTATTCTGAAAGCGATGCTGCAAGATGCCGGCATCGATTACAGCGGGCATCTGGTACGCCAGACGCGCGTTACCGAACCCGGTACGCTGCTGGCGGAAACGCAATCTGCACCGTTACACGATCTGCTGAAAATTATGCTGAAAAAATCGGACAATATGATTGCCGATACGGTTTTCCGCACTATCGGGCGTCACTATTTTAATGTTCCCGGCACCTGGCGGGCAGGCTCTGACGCCGTGCGCCGCTTGCTGCGTCAGAAAGCCAATATCGATTTAGGCAACAGCATTCAGGTGGATGGCTCCGGTTTGTCACGCCACGATCTGATTGCGCCAGCAACCATGATGCAGGTGTTGCAATATATCGCGCAAAACGATCAGCAGCTAAACTTCATCTCAATGCTGCCGCTGGCGGGCTATGACGGCACGCTGCGCTATCGTGGCGGGCTACATGAGGCAGGCGTTGACGGCAAGGTCTCTGCAAAAACCGGATCGCTTTCTGGCGTCTATAATCTGGCGGGCTTTATCACCACCGCCAGCGGGCAGCGCGTCGCCTTTGTACAGTTCCTTTCCGGCTATGCGGTACCGCCTGAAGATAAACGTATACGGCGCGTGCCGCTGGTGCGCTTTGAAAGTCGGTTATACAAGGATATCTACCAGAACAACTGA
- the greA gene encoding transcription elongation factor GreA: MNQIPMTLRGAEKLREELEELKTVRRPRIIASIAEAREHGDLKENAEYHAAREEQGFCEGRIQEIEAKLSNAQVIDVTKMPNNGRVIFGATVSVLNLDTDEESTWRIVGDDEADYKQNLISVNSPMARGLIGKEVDDVVVIKTPGGDVEYEILKVEYL, from the coding sequence ATGAATCAGATTCCGATGACGTTAAGGGGCGCGGAAAAGCTGCGTGAAGAACTCGAAGAGCTGAAGACCGTCAGACGCCCCCGTATTATTGCCTCGATAGCGGAAGCGCGTGAGCATGGCGATCTGAAAGAGAATGCCGAGTATCACGCGGCACGCGAAGAGCAGGGCTTTTGTGAAGGACGTATTCAGGAGATCGAGGCCAAGCTCTCTAATGCGCAGGTGATTGACGTCACCAAAATGCCGAACAATGGCCGTGTGATCTTTGGTGCAACAGTCTCCGTACTGAACCTTGATACTGACGAAGAGTCGACCTGGCGTATCGTTGGCGATGACGAAGCGGATTATAAACAGAATCTTATTTCGGTGAACTCGCCGATGGCGCGCGGGCTGATCGGCAAAGAGGTGGACGACGTGGTGGTGATTAAAACCCCCGGTGGTGATGTAGAGTATGAAATTCTGAAGGTAGAATATCTTTAA
- the yhbY gene encoding ribosome assembly RNA-binding protein YhbY has protein sequence MNLSTKQKQHLKGLAHPLKPVVMLGNSGLTEGVLAEIEQALAHHELIKVKIATEDRETKNLVVEAIVRETGACNVQVIGKTLVLYRPSEERKISLPR, from the coding sequence ATGAATCTGAGTACCAAACAAAAACAGCACCTGAAAGGTCTGGCGCACCCGCTGAAACCTGTTGTTATGCTGGGCAACAGCGGCCTGACTGAAGGCGTGCTGGCCGAAATCGAGCAGGCGCTTGCGCATCACGAACTGATTAAGGTGAAAATCGCTACCGAAGACCGGGAAACCAAAAACCTGGTGGTGGAAGCTATTGTTCGTGAAACGGGAGCCTGTAACGTACAGGTTATCGGCAAGACGCTGGTGCTGTATCGCCCGTCAGAAGAACGCAAAATCTCTTTACCGCGTTAA